One region of uncultured Methanolobus sp. genomic DNA includes:
- a CDS encoding phage/plasmid primase, P4 family encodes MNNNSTEYKHFGIENKTPVSPDGGTLWQSRLKQQRDEQQQEPEMDFARFGHILKSAEPVVIEAGDIVWKFVEKLNAVATYMIELSASKDGDILGLREFEYDDLSTPKKKWQSRDEFLYEIVHNSIHSLKKADLDKLFAEVSIKFLAGNDGKNYETYKALDYIRAQEGKHRRSIYINTDKQGRVHSIRVASLSQKIMHDITFLTLDDTHEVLYWDNGVYRFGGENIIRQLVQRELWNDSSDKFKNEIVSFIQDETLCDRRLLNQSSHLINFKNCLYDVDTGAEYPHTPDYKTTIQINTVYDPNAKCPKIEKFLEEILPDENDRNGTLEFISYLLIIENKMRKAYMGVGDGKNGKSVLFHLVRELLKGMYSTTSLQLMEKDKFALAGLYGVLANIYSDLPSESMEKNEVFKGCTGQDELRGEKKFKDEFWFTPFARLMFSANKIPWAHFDGNDAYFDRWLLVEFKQRFEGSSDNKNLREELTTPEELSGFANLLIKHLKNLLARGEYCNETDLKDTKEKYMLKADPVRAFLLSCTEEPEEEGTHLCGQKELFNAFKQFCEEHDIANIYTQKTFKNKLQKSHGFAESQSWGNEYNGAKVWQDVRLKDEYRDVREVKPSAVTQNPFAALGDIRTLQSN; translated from the coding sequence ATGAATAATAACAGCACAGAATATAAGCATTTCGGCATCGAAAACAAGACACCTGTCAGCCCTGACGGCGGAACACTGTGGCAATCCCGTCTGAAGCAACAACGTGACGAACAGCAGCAAGAACCGGAAATGGATTTTGCCAGATTCGGCCATATATTGAAATCCGCTGAACCGGTGGTCATCGAAGCAGGTGACATTGTGTGGAAATTTGTTGAAAAATTGAATGCAGTCGCCACTTATATGATTGAATTATCAGCCTCGAAAGACGGTGATATCTTAGGGCTGCGTGAGTTTGAATACGATGATTTGTCCACCCCAAAGAAGAAATGGCAATCCCGTGATGAATTTCTCTATGAAATCGTTCACAATAGCATTCACAGCCTGAAGAAAGCCGACCTTGACAAGCTTTTCGCTGAAGTCAGCATAAAATTCCTCGCCGGAAATGATGGCAAGAATTATGAGACATACAAGGCATTGGACTACATTCGAGCGCAGGAAGGAAAGCACAGGCGGTCAATCTACATCAACACTGACAAACAGGGAAGAGTGCATTCAATCCGTGTGGCAAGTCTGTCACAGAAAATCATGCACGACATCACTTTTTTGACATTGGACGACACACATGAGGTCTTGTATTGGGACAATGGTGTGTACCGGTTCGGCGGCGAAAACATCATCCGACAGCTTGTTCAGCGTGAATTATGGAATGATTCCAGTGACAAATTCAAGAATGAAATTGTATCCTTCATTCAGGATGAAACACTGTGCGATAGGAGGCTGCTGAATCAATCCAGCCACCTAATCAACTTCAAGAACTGCTTGTACGATGTTGACACCGGTGCTGAATATCCACATACCCCGGACTACAAAACGACAATCCAAATCAATACAGTCTATGACCCGAATGCGAAATGTCCAAAAATTGAAAAATTCCTTGAGGAAATCCTTCCAGACGAGAACGACAGAAACGGGACGCTTGAGTTCATTTCGTACTTGTTAATCATTGAAAACAAGATGCGTAAGGCATACATGGGCGTTGGTGACGGAAAAAATGGAAAGTCCGTACTGTTCCACCTTGTCCGGGAACTTCTGAAGGGAATGTATTCCACCACATCTCTTCAGTTGATGGAGAAAGACAAATTTGCACTCGCTGGACTGTATGGCGTGCTAGCGAACATATACAGTGATTTGCCTTCTGAATCAATGGAAAAGAACGAGGTATTCAAGGGTTGCACCGGTCAGGATGAACTCAGAGGCGAAAAGAAATTCAAAGATGAGTTCTGGTTCACACCTTTTGCCCGTCTGATGTTCAGTGCGAATAAGATACCTTGGGCTCACTTCGACGGCAACGATGCATATTTCGATAGGTGGCTGCTTGTGGAGTTCAAACAGCGTTTTGAAGGCAGCAGTGACAATAAGAACCTACGTGAAGAACTCACCACACCCGAAGAACTCAGCGGTTTTGCGAATCTTCTTATCAAGCACCTGAAAAATCTGCTTGCTCGTGGCGAATATTGCAATGAAACCGACTTGAAGGATACAAAGGAAAAATACATGCTCAAGGCTGACCCTGTCCGTGCATTCCTTCTCTCATGCACCGAGGAACCCGAAGAAGAAGGAACACACCTATGCGGACAGAAAGAATTGTTCAATGCTTTCAAACAATTTTGCGAAGAACATGACATCGCAAATATCTACACACAGAAAACTTTCAAAAATAAATTACAAAAGTCACATGGTTTCGCTGAATCTCAATCATGGGGCAATGAATACAACGGTGCAAAAGTATGGCAAG